The proteins below are encoded in one region of Ostrea edulis chromosome 3, xbOstEdul1.1, whole genome shotgun sequence:
- the LOC125674737 gene encoding uncharacterized protein LOC125674737 isoform X1 — MEVETNKRMDSNVGIKILNKTKSTPFQKRIASIAFKTGDDVTDWMNAGNRATASIKTPKYGLRRRPPKLPSPLVRLPPSSISDTPTTMTTDSASRSTYVTLRGSSITPYAFLNSETSRTKSTIVTDNEILSKKDATNTDRSTKASLSQKEVLGPIKPDGKRLPLKSHTSMDRHSNGSLEIAKISESAPLQRMESKKSLVHPTFRHMSYTNRTRTSVDDGEFNINPEPVPYQPQNFIQPQLPRIGTESSTLLKKVPIPKRHLDSFGGYEYSLGSKRGVILHTDRYQRDGALVWDAPKSFEGMSQRDRLKAELEYMERLRGIKRRREMLPHRAQLDLLMGGKKVEFSERFDIQREIQKLKSLIMPKNARDLFHGRGFQLPDQHSSLRPRQPPILDYDSDEDTSVPSSHRLGKQVIDPDTGLPKPRLKPNAGQLPRIVNRNVIGSTESPLLLAREKRTVDQIKARISIPAELQRGRRPISIKTHDMAQEAPRFSEDGPWGTHELFARQGRKYGMSPAHLKRSRTNIQSKIDSVVNRSATLPETTNSQLNLTTKNDAVKRVEIPSAVHPKSRGTEKAEPMLNYGKNPLDIDNLKENLPEQDVADLERIESRLSGRSKLADSPMKAATPNPLKGSELSRLLPEEQKDELKKAFHKLDTDADGHLMYQQLKSQLPPQMTSQQERFLKQVYDITSSSTFFGVDEFMTMSTLTKKVQNLRDEAADSFNSLDFSLLHNNIIKYVDLFQSVDRNQRGKISLDSLQEVLSTALEADLSADDKLWSKTLDIVDPDEGGKITKIEYLAHIPYFLTLKLNPEPGSVPNAGRFQ, encoded by the exons ATGGAGGTAGAAACAAATAAACGAATGGATTCTAATGTGGGAATTAAAATACTGAACAAAACTAAAAGTACGCCATTTCAGAAAAGAATAGCGTCGATTGCTTTTAAAACTGGAGATGATGTCACGGACTGGATGAACGCTGGTAACAGAGCTACCGCCAGCATCAAGACACCAAAGTATGGACTGCGCAGACGCCCGCCTAAACTTCCATCACCGCTGGTTCGACTACCACCCAGTAGCATCAGCGATACACCAACAACAATGACTACAGACTCCGCATCACGTTCTACGTATGTAACTCTCCGCGGGTCAAGCATAACTCCTTATGCATTTTTGAATTCAGAGACATCTCGAACAAAATCAACTATTGTTACAGACAACGAGATTTTGTCGAAAAAAGATGCAACGAACACAGACAGATCAACGAAAGCCAGCTTGAGTCAGAAGGAAGTTCTGGGACCAATAAAACCTGATGGAAAGCGGCTACCTCTCAAATCTCACACATCAATGGACAGACATTCCAATGGTTCTCTGGAAATCGCCAAAATTAGTGAGTCTGCACCGTTACAACGAATGGAGTCCAAAAAAAGCCTGGTCCACCCCACG TTTCGTCATATGTCCTACACCAATAGGACACGAACGTCCGTGGATGATGGAGAGTTTAATATTAACCCAGAGCCGGTGCCTTACCAACCTCAGaattttat ACAGCCCCAACTGCCCCGCATAGGGACGGA GTCTTCCACATTACTTAAGAAGGTTCCTATACCAAAACGTCATTTAGATTCCTTTGGAGGCTATGAATATTCATTAGGTTCTAAACGCGGGGTGATCCTACACACAGATCGCTACCAG AGAGACGGTGCTCTTGTG TGGGATGCTCCAAAGTCCTTCGAGGG CATGAGCCAGAGGGACAGACTAAAGGCAGAGTTAGAGTACATGGAAAGGTTGCGAGGGATCAAAAGACGGCGGGAAATGTTACCTCACCGAGCACAGCTGGACCTGCTAATGGGAGGAAAGAAAGTGGAATTCTCAGAGAG ATTTGACATACAGAGGGAAATTCAGAAATTGAAGTCCCTGATTATGCCCAAAAACGCGAGAGATTTATTTCATGGAAGAGGTTTTCAGTTGCCAGA TCAGCATTCCTCACTGAGGCCGCGTCAACCTCCAATTCTGGACTATGACAGCGACGAAGATA CCTCGGTACCATCTAGTCACCGTCTAGGCAAACAGGTCATTGACCCAGATACTGGGTTACCGAAACCGAGACTGAAGCCAAACGCTGGTCAGCTTCCCAGAATAGTAAACAGGAATGTTATAG GTTCTACTGAATCACCTCTTCTTCTAGCCAGAGAAAAGCGCACTGTAGATCAAATTAAGGCTAGAATTAGCATTCCCGCAG AGCTACAGAGAGGCCGGAGGCCGATATCTATAAAAACACACGATATGGCGCAGGAGGCACCCCGATTCTCGGAGGACGGTCCGTGGGGCACCCATGAACTCTTTGCTCGCCAAG gTCGAAAATATG GTATGAGTCCTGCACATTTGAAGCGGTCAAGAACTAACATCCAATCAAAGATAGACTCCGTGGTAAATAGAAGTGCTACCTTACCTGAAACCACGAATAGTCAGCTCAA CCTTACCACGAAAAATGACGCCGTGAAAAGAGTGGAGATTCCTTCTGCTGTTCATCCAAAATCACGTGGTACGGAGAAAGCGGAACCGATGTTAAATTACGGGAAAAATCCACTTGACATTGACAACTTGAAAGAAAACTT ACCGGAGCAGGACGTGGCTGATCTGGAGAGAATAGAATCCCGGCTTTCGGGAAGGTCTAAACTTGCAGACAGTCCAATGAAGGCAGCCACACCAAATCCTCTTAAA GGAAGTGAACTCTCTCGCTTACTGCCAGAAGAGCAGAAAGATGAGCTCAAGAAAGCATTTCACAAACTGGACACTGATGCAGACGG TCATTTGATGTACCAGCAATTGAAATCCCAACTTCCTCCACAGATGACGTCCCAACAAGAGAGGTTCTTGAAACAG GTGTATGACATCACAAGTTCAAGCACATTTTTTGGAGTAGATGAATTTATGACTATGTCAACACTGACCAAAAAAGTACAGAATCTCAG AGACGAAGCAGCAGACAGCTTCAACAGCCTCGATTTCTCCTTGTTACATaacaacattatcaaatacgtG GATCTGTTCCAGTCTGTGGACCGAAATCAGCGCGGGAAAATTTCTCTGGACTCACTTCAAGAGGTCCTGTCGACAGCGCTGGAGGCCGATCTGTCAGCAGACGACAAACTCTGGAGCAAAACTCTTGACATCGTAGACCCT GATGAAGGCGGGAAAATTACCAAGATCGAATATTTAGCACATATACCATACTTTCTGACTTTAAAACTAAACCCCGAACCAGGGTCTGTGCCGAATGCTGGGAGATTCCAATGA
- the LOC125674737 gene encoding uncharacterized protein LOC125674737 isoform X5 yields MEVETNKRMDSNVGIKILNKTKSTPFQKRIASIAFKTGDDVTDWMNAGNRATASIKTPKYGLRRRPPKLPSPLVRLPPSSISDTPTTMTTDSASRSTYVTLRGSSITPYAFLNSETSRTKSTIVTDNEILSKKDATNTDRSTKASLSQKEVLGPIKPDGKRLPLKSHTSMDRHSNGSLEIAKISESAPLQRMESKKSLVHPTFRHMSYTNRTRTSVDDGEFNINPEPVPYQPQNFMSSTLLKKVPIPKRHLDSFGGYEYSLGSKRGVILHTDRYQWDAPKSFEGMSQRDRLKAELEYMERLRGIKRRREMLPHRAQLDLLMGGKKVEFSERFDIQREIQKLKSLIMPKNARDLFHGRGFQLPDQHSSLRPRQPPILDYDSDEDTSVPSSHRLGKQVIDPDTGLPKPRLKPNAGQLPRIVNRNVIGSTESPLLLAREKRTVDQIKARISIPAELQRGRRPISIKTHDMAQEAPRFSEDGPWGTHELFARQGRKYGMSPAHLKRSRTNIQSKIDSVVNRSATLPETTNSQLNLTTKNDAVKRVEIPSAVHPKSRGTEKAEPMLNYGKNPLDIDNLKENLPEQDVADLERIESRLSGRSKLADSPMKAATPNPLKGSELSRLLPEEQKDELKKAFHKLDTDADGHLMYQQLKSQLPPQMTSQQERFLKQVYDITSSSTFFGVDEFMTMSTLTKKVQNLRDEAADSFNSLDFSLLHNNIIKYVDLFQSVDRNQRGKISLDSLQEVLSTALEADLSADDKLWSKTLDIVDPDEGGKITKIEYLAHIPYFLTLKLNPEPGSVPNAGRFQ; encoded by the exons ATGGAGGTAGAAACAAATAAACGAATGGATTCTAATGTGGGAATTAAAATACTGAACAAAACTAAAAGTACGCCATTTCAGAAAAGAATAGCGTCGATTGCTTTTAAAACTGGAGATGATGTCACGGACTGGATGAACGCTGGTAACAGAGCTACCGCCAGCATCAAGACACCAAAGTATGGACTGCGCAGACGCCCGCCTAAACTTCCATCACCGCTGGTTCGACTACCACCCAGTAGCATCAGCGATACACCAACAACAATGACTACAGACTCCGCATCACGTTCTACGTATGTAACTCTCCGCGGGTCAAGCATAACTCCTTATGCATTTTTGAATTCAGAGACATCTCGAACAAAATCAACTATTGTTACAGACAACGAGATTTTGTCGAAAAAAGATGCAACGAACACAGACAGATCAACGAAAGCCAGCTTGAGTCAGAAGGAAGTTCTGGGACCAATAAAACCTGATGGAAAGCGGCTACCTCTCAAATCTCACACATCAATGGACAGACATTCCAATGGTTCTCTGGAAATCGCCAAAATTAGTGAGTCTGCACCGTTACAACGAATGGAGTCCAAAAAAAGCCTGGTCCACCCCACG TTTCGTCATATGTCCTACACCAATAGGACACGAACGTCCGTGGATGATGGAGAGTTTAATATTAACCCAGAGCCGGTGCCTTACCAACCTCAGaattttat GTCTTCCACATTACTTAAGAAGGTTCCTATACCAAAACGTCATTTAGATTCCTTTGGAGGCTATGAATATTCATTAGGTTCTAAACGCGGGGTGATCCTACACACAGATCGCTACCAG TGGGATGCTCCAAAGTCCTTCGAGGG CATGAGCCAGAGGGACAGACTAAAGGCAGAGTTAGAGTACATGGAAAGGTTGCGAGGGATCAAAAGACGGCGGGAAATGTTACCTCACCGAGCACAGCTGGACCTGCTAATGGGAGGAAAGAAAGTGGAATTCTCAGAGAG ATTTGACATACAGAGGGAAATTCAGAAATTGAAGTCCCTGATTATGCCCAAAAACGCGAGAGATTTATTTCATGGAAGAGGTTTTCAGTTGCCAGA TCAGCATTCCTCACTGAGGCCGCGTCAACCTCCAATTCTGGACTATGACAGCGACGAAGATA CCTCGGTACCATCTAGTCACCGTCTAGGCAAACAGGTCATTGACCCAGATACTGGGTTACCGAAACCGAGACTGAAGCCAAACGCTGGTCAGCTTCCCAGAATAGTAAACAGGAATGTTATAG GTTCTACTGAATCACCTCTTCTTCTAGCCAGAGAAAAGCGCACTGTAGATCAAATTAAGGCTAGAATTAGCATTCCCGCAG AGCTACAGAGAGGCCGGAGGCCGATATCTATAAAAACACACGATATGGCGCAGGAGGCACCCCGATTCTCGGAGGACGGTCCGTGGGGCACCCATGAACTCTTTGCTCGCCAAG gTCGAAAATATG GTATGAGTCCTGCACATTTGAAGCGGTCAAGAACTAACATCCAATCAAAGATAGACTCCGTGGTAAATAGAAGTGCTACCTTACCTGAAACCACGAATAGTCAGCTCAA CCTTACCACGAAAAATGACGCCGTGAAAAGAGTGGAGATTCCTTCTGCTGTTCATCCAAAATCACGTGGTACGGAGAAAGCGGAACCGATGTTAAATTACGGGAAAAATCCACTTGACATTGACAACTTGAAAGAAAACTT ACCGGAGCAGGACGTGGCTGATCTGGAGAGAATAGAATCCCGGCTTTCGGGAAGGTCTAAACTTGCAGACAGTCCAATGAAGGCAGCCACACCAAATCCTCTTAAA GGAAGTGAACTCTCTCGCTTACTGCCAGAAGAGCAGAAAGATGAGCTCAAGAAAGCATTTCACAAACTGGACACTGATGCAGACGG TCATTTGATGTACCAGCAATTGAAATCCCAACTTCCTCCACAGATGACGTCCCAACAAGAGAGGTTCTTGAAACAG GTGTATGACATCACAAGTTCAAGCACATTTTTTGGAGTAGATGAATTTATGACTATGTCAACACTGACCAAAAAAGTACAGAATCTCAG AGACGAAGCAGCAGACAGCTTCAACAGCCTCGATTTCTCCTTGTTACATaacaacattatcaaatacgtG GATCTGTTCCAGTCTGTGGACCGAAATCAGCGCGGGAAAATTTCTCTGGACTCACTTCAAGAGGTCCTGTCGACAGCGCTGGAGGCCGATCTGTCAGCAGACGACAAACTCTGGAGCAAAACTCTTGACATCGTAGACCCT GATGAAGGCGGGAAAATTACCAAGATCGAATATTTAGCACATATACCATACTTTCTGACTTTAAAACTAAACCCCGAACCAGGGTCTGTGCCGAATGCTGGGAGATTCCAATGA
- the LOC125674737 gene encoding uncharacterized protein LOC125674737 isoform X4: MEVETNKRMDSNVGIKILNKTKSTPFQKRIASIAFKTGDDVTDWMNAGNRATASIKTPKYGLRRRPPKLPSPLVRLPPSSISDTPTTMTTDSASRSTYVTLRGSSITPYAFLNSETSRTKSTIVTDNEILSKKDATNTDRSTKASLSQKEVLGPIKPDGKRLPLKSHTSMDRHSNGSLEIAKISESAPLQRMESKKSLVHPTFRHMSYTNRTRTSVDDGEFNINPEPVPYQPQNFMSSTLLKKVPIPKRHLDSFGGYEYSLGSKRGVILHTDRYQRDGALVWDAPKSFEGMSQRDRLKAELEYMERLRGIKRRREMLPHRAQLDLLMGGKKVEFSERFDIQREIQKLKSLIMPKNARDLFHGRGFQLPDQHSSLRPRQPPILDYDSDEDTSVPSSHRLGKQVIDPDTGLPKPRLKPNAGQLPRIVNRNVIGSTESPLLLAREKRTVDQIKARISIPAELQRGRRPISIKTHDMAQEAPRFSEDGPWGTHELFARQGRKYGMSPAHLKRSRTNIQSKIDSVVNRSATLPETTNSQLNLTTKNDAVKRVEIPSAVHPKSRGTEKAEPMLNYGKNPLDIDNLKENLPEQDVADLERIESRLSGRSKLADSPMKAATPNPLKGSELSRLLPEEQKDELKKAFHKLDTDADGHLMYQQLKSQLPPQMTSQQERFLKQVYDITSSSTFFGVDEFMTMSTLTKKVQNLRDEAADSFNSLDFSLLHNNIIKYVDLFQSVDRNQRGKISLDSLQEVLSTALEADLSADDKLWSKTLDIVDPDEGGKITKIEYLAHIPYFLTLKLNPEPGSVPNAGRFQ, translated from the exons ATGGAGGTAGAAACAAATAAACGAATGGATTCTAATGTGGGAATTAAAATACTGAACAAAACTAAAAGTACGCCATTTCAGAAAAGAATAGCGTCGATTGCTTTTAAAACTGGAGATGATGTCACGGACTGGATGAACGCTGGTAACAGAGCTACCGCCAGCATCAAGACACCAAAGTATGGACTGCGCAGACGCCCGCCTAAACTTCCATCACCGCTGGTTCGACTACCACCCAGTAGCATCAGCGATACACCAACAACAATGACTACAGACTCCGCATCACGTTCTACGTATGTAACTCTCCGCGGGTCAAGCATAACTCCTTATGCATTTTTGAATTCAGAGACATCTCGAACAAAATCAACTATTGTTACAGACAACGAGATTTTGTCGAAAAAAGATGCAACGAACACAGACAGATCAACGAAAGCCAGCTTGAGTCAGAAGGAAGTTCTGGGACCAATAAAACCTGATGGAAAGCGGCTACCTCTCAAATCTCACACATCAATGGACAGACATTCCAATGGTTCTCTGGAAATCGCCAAAATTAGTGAGTCTGCACCGTTACAACGAATGGAGTCCAAAAAAAGCCTGGTCCACCCCACG TTTCGTCATATGTCCTACACCAATAGGACACGAACGTCCGTGGATGATGGAGAGTTTAATATTAACCCAGAGCCGGTGCCTTACCAACCTCAGaattttat GTCTTCCACATTACTTAAGAAGGTTCCTATACCAAAACGTCATTTAGATTCCTTTGGAGGCTATGAATATTCATTAGGTTCTAAACGCGGGGTGATCCTACACACAGATCGCTACCAG AGAGACGGTGCTCTTGTG TGGGATGCTCCAAAGTCCTTCGAGGG CATGAGCCAGAGGGACAGACTAAAGGCAGAGTTAGAGTACATGGAAAGGTTGCGAGGGATCAAAAGACGGCGGGAAATGTTACCTCACCGAGCACAGCTGGACCTGCTAATGGGAGGAAAGAAAGTGGAATTCTCAGAGAG ATTTGACATACAGAGGGAAATTCAGAAATTGAAGTCCCTGATTATGCCCAAAAACGCGAGAGATTTATTTCATGGAAGAGGTTTTCAGTTGCCAGA TCAGCATTCCTCACTGAGGCCGCGTCAACCTCCAATTCTGGACTATGACAGCGACGAAGATA CCTCGGTACCATCTAGTCACCGTCTAGGCAAACAGGTCATTGACCCAGATACTGGGTTACCGAAACCGAGACTGAAGCCAAACGCTGGTCAGCTTCCCAGAATAGTAAACAGGAATGTTATAG GTTCTACTGAATCACCTCTTCTTCTAGCCAGAGAAAAGCGCACTGTAGATCAAATTAAGGCTAGAATTAGCATTCCCGCAG AGCTACAGAGAGGCCGGAGGCCGATATCTATAAAAACACACGATATGGCGCAGGAGGCACCCCGATTCTCGGAGGACGGTCCGTGGGGCACCCATGAACTCTTTGCTCGCCAAG gTCGAAAATATG GTATGAGTCCTGCACATTTGAAGCGGTCAAGAACTAACATCCAATCAAAGATAGACTCCGTGGTAAATAGAAGTGCTACCTTACCTGAAACCACGAATAGTCAGCTCAA CCTTACCACGAAAAATGACGCCGTGAAAAGAGTGGAGATTCCTTCTGCTGTTCATCCAAAATCACGTGGTACGGAGAAAGCGGAACCGATGTTAAATTACGGGAAAAATCCACTTGACATTGACAACTTGAAAGAAAACTT ACCGGAGCAGGACGTGGCTGATCTGGAGAGAATAGAATCCCGGCTTTCGGGAAGGTCTAAACTTGCAGACAGTCCAATGAAGGCAGCCACACCAAATCCTCTTAAA GGAAGTGAACTCTCTCGCTTACTGCCAGAAGAGCAGAAAGATGAGCTCAAGAAAGCATTTCACAAACTGGACACTGATGCAGACGG TCATTTGATGTACCAGCAATTGAAATCCCAACTTCCTCCACAGATGACGTCCCAACAAGAGAGGTTCTTGAAACAG GTGTATGACATCACAAGTTCAAGCACATTTTTTGGAGTAGATGAATTTATGACTATGTCAACACTGACCAAAAAAGTACAGAATCTCAG AGACGAAGCAGCAGACAGCTTCAACAGCCTCGATTTCTCCTTGTTACATaacaacattatcaaatacgtG GATCTGTTCCAGTCTGTGGACCGAAATCAGCGCGGGAAAATTTCTCTGGACTCACTTCAAGAGGTCCTGTCGACAGCGCTGGAGGCCGATCTGTCAGCAGACGACAAACTCTGGAGCAAAACTCTTGACATCGTAGACCCT GATGAAGGCGGGAAAATTACCAAGATCGAATATTTAGCACATATACCATACTTTCTGACTTTAAAACTAAACCCCGAACCAGGGTCTGTGCCGAATGCTGGGAGATTCCAATGA
- the LOC125674737 gene encoding uncharacterized protein LOC125674737 isoform X12, protein MDTKEAFLVVESSRAVLYDTNNRCPECVLHKSRTMFPDLPSQYNPSLTTPGSKFRHMSYTNRTRTSVDDGEFNINPEPVPYQPQNFIQPQLPRIGTESSTLLKKVPIPKRHLDSFGGYEYSLGSKRGVILHTDRYQRDGALVWDAPKSFEGMSQRDRLKAELEYMERLRGIKRRREMLPHRAQLDLLMGGKKVEFSERFDIQREIQKLKSLIMPKNARDLFHGRGFQLPDQHSSLRPRQPPILDYDSDEDTSVPSSHRLGKQVIDPDTGLPKPRLKPNAGQLPRIVNRNVIGSTESPLLLAREKRTVDQIKARISIPAELQRGRRPISIKTHDMAQEAPRFSEDGPWGTHELFARQGRKYGMSPAHLKRSRTNIQSKIDSVVNRSATLPETTNSQLNLTTKNDAVKRVEIPSAVHPKSRGTEKAEPMLNYGKNPLDIDNLKENLPEQDVADLERIESRLSGRSKLADSPMKAATPNPLKGSELSRLLPEEQKDELKKAFHKLDTDADGHLMYQQLKSQLPPQMTSQQERFLKQVYDITSSSTFFGVDEFMTMSTLTKKVQNLRDEAADSFNSLDFSLLHNNIIKYVDLFQSVDRNQRGKISLDSLQEVLSTALEADLSADDKLWSKTLDIVDPDEGGKITKIEYLAHIPYFLTLKLNPEPGSVPNAGRFQ, encoded by the exons ATGGATACTAAGGAGGCTTTCTTGGTTGTGGAGAGTTCTAGAGCTGTATTATATGATACTAACAATCGCTGTCCGGAGTGCGTTCTACATAAATCACGGACTATGTTCCCGGATCTACCCTCACAGTATAACCCATCACTCACCACACCCGGATCTAAG TTTCGTCATATGTCCTACACCAATAGGACACGAACGTCCGTGGATGATGGAGAGTTTAATATTAACCCAGAGCCGGTGCCTTACCAACCTCAGaattttat ACAGCCCCAACTGCCCCGCATAGGGACGGA GTCTTCCACATTACTTAAGAAGGTTCCTATACCAAAACGTCATTTAGATTCCTTTGGAGGCTATGAATATTCATTAGGTTCTAAACGCGGGGTGATCCTACACACAGATCGCTACCAG AGAGACGGTGCTCTTGTG TGGGATGCTCCAAAGTCCTTCGAGGG CATGAGCCAGAGGGACAGACTAAAGGCAGAGTTAGAGTACATGGAAAGGTTGCGAGGGATCAAAAGACGGCGGGAAATGTTACCTCACCGAGCACAGCTGGACCTGCTAATGGGAGGAAAGAAAGTGGAATTCTCAGAGAG ATTTGACATACAGAGGGAAATTCAGAAATTGAAGTCCCTGATTATGCCCAAAAACGCGAGAGATTTATTTCATGGAAGAGGTTTTCAGTTGCCAGA TCAGCATTCCTCACTGAGGCCGCGTCAACCTCCAATTCTGGACTATGACAGCGACGAAGATA CCTCGGTACCATCTAGTCACCGTCTAGGCAAACAGGTCATTGACCCAGATACTGGGTTACCGAAACCGAGACTGAAGCCAAACGCTGGTCAGCTTCCCAGAATAGTAAACAGGAATGTTATAG GTTCTACTGAATCACCTCTTCTTCTAGCCAGAGAAAAGCGCACTGTAGATCAAATTAAGGCTAGAATTAGCATTCCCGCAG AGCTACAGAGAGGCCGGAGGCCGATATCTATAAAAACACACGATATGGCGCAGGAGGCACCCCGATTCTCGGAGGACGGTCCGTGGGGCACCCATGAACTCTTTGCTCGCCAAG gTCGAAAATATG GTATGAGTCCTGCACATTTGAAGCGGTCAAGAACTAACATCCAATCAAAGATAGACTCCGTGGTAAATAGAAGTGCTACCTTACCTGAAACCACGAATAGTCAGCTCAA CCTTACCACGAAAAATGACGCCGTGAAAAGAGTGGAGATTCCTTCTGCTGTTCATCCAAAATCACGTGGTACGGAGAAAGCGGAACCGATGTTAAATTACGGGAAAAATCCACTTGACATTGACAACTTGAAAGAAAACTT ACCGGAGCAGGACGTGGCTGATCTGGAGAGAATAGAATCCCGGCTTTCGGGAAGGTCTAAACTTGCAGACAGTCCAATGAAGGCAGCCACACCAAATCCTCTTAAA GGAAGTGAACTCTCTCGCTTACTGCCAGAAGAGCAGAAAGATGAGCTCAAGAAAGCATTTCACAAACTGGACACTGATGCAGACGG TCATTTGATGTACCAGCAATTGAAATCCCAACTTCCTCCACAGATGACGTCCCAACAAGAGAGGTTCTTGAAACAG GTGTATGACATCACAAGTTCAAGCACATTTTTTGGAGTAGATGAATTTATGACTATGTCAACACTGACCAAAAAAGTACAGAATCTCAG AGACGAAGCAGCAGACAGCTTCAACAGCCTCGATTTCTCCTTGTTACATaacaacattatcaaatacgtG GATCTGTTCCAGTCTGTGGACCGAAATCAGCGCGGGAAAATTTCTCTGGACTCACTTCAAGAGGTCCTGTCGACAGCGCTGGAGGCCGATCTGTCAGCAGACGACAAACTCTGGAGCAAAACTCTTGACATCGTAGACCCT GATGAAGGCGGGAAAATTACCAAGATCGAATATTTAGCACATATACCATACTTTCTGACTTTAAAACTAAACCCCGAACCAGGGTCTGTGCCGAATGCTGGGAGATTCCAATGA